One region of Faecalibacter bovis genomic DNA includes:
- a CDS encoding PglZ domain-containing protein, which translates to MENNFIYQIAKDLKSYHSKVLRVENSDGFLKRKDIIAALKNFGIDVVCGSNLELRIQYELRNEEEYCVLISDDNNGFLPDIIANSSALIWSLEHYFNFLHVPSIKDLDSKLLNKLFKQEVFVPLNKADTIKLIEKLRSESLIENEDEQENQLVEIIKETLADTPINWNTIARDIAELIKRTIKKGTLNKYAELITEVNESFQVELEVNYKHIKNSSAVKKPKIVSKVLDHLAFNYIKDKIALIVVDGLAYWQYVLLKEKLDVEAAEQTIYSWIPSITQLSRQAIFRGSNPLVEYKQAPANERKMWENYWISKGIPKHQITYFHSESLEENNLNYSKIAVVYKELDDKMHSSDDYKDLYDLTMNWIEKTSLFNDIELLIKNNFKVFLTTDHGNIEAKSWRSLVGKEKLGTNKSGSRSERHIEYTDTWLKDELFNNNPELINFVVSEENALYFKNNLSFSNKDTLVTHGGAHVLEVLIPFIEIKNNEE; encoded by the coding sequence ATGGAGAATAATTTCATATACCAAATCGCAAAGGATTTAAAATCTTACCATTCAAAAGTTCTTCGTGTCGAAAATTCTGATGGATTTTTAAAACGTAAAGATATCATTGCTGCTTTAAAGAATTTTGGTATTGATGTAGTATGTGGATCCAATTTAGAGTTACGCATCCAATATGAATTAAGAAATGAGGAAGAATATTGTGTTTTAATCAGTGACGATAATAATGGTTTTTTACCAGATATTATAGCAAATTCGTCTGCATTAATATGGTCTTTAGAGCATTATTTCAATTTTTTACATGTACCATCCATAAAGGATTTGGATAGTAAATTATTGAATAAGCTATTCAAGCAAGAAGTTTTTGTTCCATTAAATAAAGCAGATACTATAAAATTAATTGAAAAATTACGTTCAGAAAGCCTTATAGAAAACGAGGACGAACAAGAAAATCAATTAGTTGAAATTATTAAAGAAACACTAGCAGATACACCCATTAATTGGAATACCATTGCACGTGATATAGCTGAGTTAATCAAAAGAACAATCAAAAAGGGAACTTTAAATAAGTATGCCGAATTAATTACAGAAGTAAATGAATCTTTCCAAGTAGAATTGGAAGTGAATTATAAGCACATTAAAAATTCGAGTGCTGTAAAGAAACCTAAAATAGTATCTAAAGTTTTAGATCACTTAGCTTTTAATTATATAAAGGACAAAATAGCATTAATTGTAGTCGATGGATTAGCCTATTGGCAATATGTATTGCTGAAAGAAAAGTTAGATGTTGAAGCTGCTGAGCAAACCATTTATTCCTGGATTCCTTCTATTACACAACTTTCAAGACAAGCAATTTTCAGAGGATCTAATCCTTTAGTAGAATATAAACAGGCTCCTGCAAATGAAAGAAAAATGTGGGAGAACTATTGGATATCAAAGGGAATTCCTAAGCATCAAATCACCTATTTTCATAGTGAAAGCTTAGAAGAAAATAACCTAAACTATTCTAAAATTGCGGTTGTATATAAAGAGTTAGACGATAAAATGCACAGTTCCGATGATTATAAGGATTTATATGATTTGACAATGAATTGGATAGAGAAAACATCACTATTTAATGACATAGAGCTATTAATAAAAAACAATTTTAAAGTATTTTTGACAACCGATCACGGCAATATAGAAGCTAAATCTTGGAGATCATTAGTGGGGAAGGAAAAATTAGGTACCAATAAATCAGGTAGTCGAAGCGAAAGACATATTGAATATACAGATACCTGGTTAAAAGATGAACTATTCAATAATAACCCAGAACTTATAAATTTTGTAGTATCTGAAGAGAATGCACTCTATTTTAAAAATAACCTAAGTTTCTCTAACAAAGATACTTTAGTAACGCATGGAGGAGCACATGTTTTAGAAGTGCTTATTCCATTTATAGAAATTAAAAATAATGAAGAGTAA